GTTGTCCGCTGTCCATTTTACTTTCCCAACCGAACAAAAAGCGAATAAAATCCAGGTCCGTTTGGGTTTGGAGTTGCCCTAATAACTGCCTGGTGAGAGTCCAACGCCACGTTTCGCCACCTCCGTCCGCGCGCGAGCGACGCCGAGTGGACCTAACCACAATTGGCAATCGGTTGGGTTGGCCATCCATGCACGCTCCCTCGACCCTATCAGTTTTACCACTTCTCGATCGGCACTACTCGATCAACGTTGTACCCCCATAAATTTCTCATCATCCAATCAGTTCTCCTCGCTCCGCGCGCCGGTAGGACACAGTACACACCACTTCCTCTTCTTCGGAGATCATCGgtgggcggcgggcggcgggcggcgggcggcgggcggtgAACCTGCTGAGGGCGCCCGTGGCTCGGTTTTGATACGATCGACatggcggcggctgcggcggcggcgtctcTGGCGATCCGTCTCACGGCGCTCGTCGTGGTGCTCGTCGTCTTCTGCCCGACGGCGTCCGCGGCGCCGAAGGGGAAGAAGTACAAGGTCGGCGGTCCTGACGGGTGGCGCGTGCCCCCGAAGGCGGACAAGGAGATGGCGTACGTCAAGTGGGCGTCCAACATAACCTTCTTCGTCGGGGACTCCGTCGGTACGTAGTAACTGATCACGCGCACGCGGGGTCTTCTGCTCCATTGATTTGCCATCTGGAGACCAAATCGACCTAATCTTTCTGCGGTGAATGCAAAtggacatgcatgcatgcagagTTCGTGTACAAGAACGACTCGGTGATCAAGGTGAGCAAGGTTGGTTACTACCACTGCAACGAGACGGCGGGCATCGGCACCGGCCCCGGGCCGAGGGATGGCAAAACGCTCTTCATCCTCGACGCGCCAGGCTTCGTCTACTTCGCCAGCTCCAACCTCAGACACTGCAAGGATGGCCAGAAGCTCCTAATTAAAGTCCTCGACCCCGAGCAGCGGCCGCCGGCATCAGCATCGTCGCCGTTAGAGGCCCCGACGGATCCATCATCTCCGGAGCCAGGGCCGGCCTCCACGGAGCACTCATCCGCCATGGGAGGGCCATTCGTGGCGCCTCTCGCCCGCGCCATGGCACAAGCTGCAACATTGGTCCTGGCCTGCTTTATGTGAGCAAATCTTAGTGTAGGCTAAAATAATTGACTAGTTCGTTAGTATGTGGTGTGCGTGTGATAATCAAGGACCATCGATTTAGTATCAGAGTGTTCGGTTTGATGTATCGTGTACCGCCTTCGCATGTGTAaacaacaactctgttttttttaTACTTTTACTTTGTGTCTCTGTTCGATCCAGAAACTAAATGCAGCCTTGAATACAAAACTAACCAAAGGGTAAATTTTACAACTTACAGGTGAACAATTGGTATACGACGTGAACGCGACCCAACCAAGTGACCTTTGCAAACCGTCAGTTACGCACGTACGTGTGCCCGCTCAGCACGTTCGTAGCATCCCTCCGTGATGGGTTTGACCACGATGCTCGGGCTATCTGGACCATTTCCTCTGTAGCCCCTTTGCTTTATTAATAAAAAAGCATCCAGAATTAGTTCTTTGAGGCATatctataatacctaaatagttcatcCCCACTATGCTATTTCTGTTGACATGCAGCCTATCCACATCATCAGTACGTCCCACGTGTAAAAACTCCAACTGGTCGATCGAACCTTCCAGCCAGCATCTCCGTTCGCTACAGCGCCTGCTCCGTTCCTGCGTGGCCTATGTGGCCTGCTGCATATACAAGATTGTTGGCCCATCTGCTAACAAATGCCCTAAGAAAAGCCCACCCAAACATAACTGCTTTATAATTTAATAGAAAAATCTGAGCTCCGGCTGCGCCGCCGCAGCCCGTCGTCTCCCCAATTACTCCCCAGCCCTCACTGAATCGATTGATTTTACGCACCTCTCTTCGCATTCTACACCAGATCCTCTTCATCTTCTCCACTAAGTAAACGCAAGAATAATAGATGGAGTTAAACTTCCTTTTAAGGAACGGATCTGCGCCATTCCCTTAGTCTTCCACCACCACCATAACCAACGCCCCTGCTCTAGGTTATCAGGTTTTGCCCTCAGGAAATCAGTTTGCTGCAGGGATGAATCTGAACCCCACGCCTTCGACACCCGTCGTACCGCCCCCATGTCATTTCAACTATCGTTTTGGACAGGGCAATGAATCACAGAATCGGGAGGAGGCGTCGACCCGAAGCTTTCCCGAGCACTGGTGAAACACTTCATGACGCTATGTCCGCAGGTCGTTCTGTACGTGCTCTGCGGCGAAAGTTCGGGTACCATCTCCGGCCGATGCCCGCTGGATCAAGAGCAAGTCCCCCTGTTTTATTTCCTTAGACATGGACGAGTATTAGGTAAAGTATGTAAATCCTTGATTATATCTCCCACCTCGCCGTGCTCTTGATTTTGCTTCCTGCATGTCTGTTTCTGCTAAGTTATATTACTGGGTGAAATTTAAGTCCGGTTTCTCATTTTGTCAGATTCGGCTGCAAGCTGCTTGATGGTTTGCGGCAGATTGTGATGGCTATTTGTGCTTTCTTCCTGTACATCACTTGCTGGTCACGTTTGTAGGTAAGCATCTAATCTCTGAAATTTATTTAAATTGGATGAACACATTGACATGTACCTTATATTTGTTTCAGTACGCAAGACTACATGAACCTTATATTTGATTCCCTCCATTTCATGCAATGAATGGTTCCAATAAATCATGTACAACCAAGGACTACACTTTATTATCCCTTCTATTTATGTAAGTCATAATGGTTACTCAATTAAAAATATTAGGTTTGGATGAATTTAGGTactcatatacgtgagccaattTTTTTGGCTTTGTTTAATTTTCATCCATTCTACACAGGGTGAATGGACGGACTGGTATCATGTGCACACGGTGGAATGGTGACATCCTCAGGCCCCAGCCCATGCAAGCACGCACACGCATCCATTCAAGAGTTCGAGAGCTTCTTTTTGCGATATGATGATACACGTAAGCATGCATGCAATTTCGTTATCATGTTCTTTTAGCAGAATGACATCCAGATAATTATTACTGAGTAGATGCATCCTAATTTTTTTTATTCCTTGAGTTTTGGTGGAGCAGACACTGCGGGTTGCAAGGCCAGAAAACCATGCCATTTTAATCATTTATTTCCTCCTTTGGAGATTTAGTCTAATACAAGCTTGTGCTTCGTTTTTGTTTTTCAGAAACCAGTTTCCGGGATTTAGAGAAAACATTCAGTGGTTCATTTGCATGTCTGATAGTTGGTGCTCCGATTTTGTCATTAGTTTTAGAATTAATTTTTGAATATGTATTGTGTTATTATTAGCAACATTTTACTGAACATGTTCTGAATCATCACTTAATCTTAGTATACATCTTGCAAGATTACATAGCCCATTGAATTTGTATTATATCTTTTTTACTGATTGTTTATATAATAACAACATGGTTGCAAATGGttccgcagcaacgcgcgggaaATCTTCTAGTATTTATAGAAGAAATCTCTATGCACCGCTCGCTAGTCAAGGCTCGAATGTGAGTGGGCTAGCTGCCCTTCTTGTGTGACTAGCCAACCGATAAGACCCTATTCTGGACACCACCCCCACCTAGTGGCGGAGCCAGGCCCCAGGTAGCCAGGGCGTGGCTAGCTGACACTTCGTTGGCTATAGACATAGGGGagaatatcatacggaaaccaatattcaatgaaaacttcatgaaaaccatattttaaagttttgaaaaaatctgaaaaaaaataCGGGATGTTAAGAtggtgatgttttattgccacgtaaattttcaagttgaaacacattacgagatgtgaggtATGAAAAAGGCAAATTcagccctgaatagtgacattactgtTTGACACTATTCAACgttgattttgtctttttcatagctcataTCTCGTAATGTGGTTCAACTCAAAATTTTAtgtggcaataaaacatcatcctcttaacatcccatatttttttcagatttttttgaaacttcaaaacatcttctTTTCATGGTTTTCACtggtttccaccgaatgttggtttccgtacGATATTCTCCCATGTCATGGGTTAGCTACAGTATTTTGCATTCTTTGGCAGTGTATATTCGTTGTTTGCTTGAGGTGTCACTTCAACCTGGCACCGCTACTGCCCCCCATCTTCCGTGAATCATGTTTAACGCCTGCTGACGTTAAACGGACGCCCACTAGGCACTAGCAAGGACAGTTGGGCCGGCTGCTACAACTTTTCTTCTATTTTCTGTTATGGCTTTTTGTTATAattttttcatttctttttttaTGTTTATATTTTccttatttatttttattttatagtACATGGTCAATTATTTATTAATATATGGTGAACAATTATTTAGTACATGAAGAACCTTATTTCATACGCACTAAACAATATTGTAATACACGTTGAACTTTTGGAATATATGGTTAATTTGTTTTTGTTTCAAGGCGATTTTTTTAACAAACATTGGGCATTTCTCTAATATATATGGTGAAATGTTTTTACTATACAGTGTACTTTTTTTAATATACACTAAACTTTTCTTAGAATCATATTGAACGATTTTAAAAATATTTCAAATAAGGTTTTTAATATTTACCTCCATAAAAACAATGCTCGTTATTTTTGGAGAAAATCCGACTAAAAAATGAAGAGGGAAAAACAAAAAATTTGCTCGCCAACGGCCCACTAGATAGTCCTGGCATGTTCTTTTTCCTTGAAGAGCGCTTTTATTAATGTAGCATCAAATTGATATATTGCATAATGAGTGATATCCGACCTCTTCGTGACTAGAATGCACACAGTTAACATGGACAGCCTGAAAAGGTATAAAAAAGACATAGCGGTTATATAAAGTTCTGTGAGTCTAAAACTATGTCTATGTTGAGAAGGGTGGAGGGCCAATCCGGAGATTATGCCGACACCCATGTTGGATAAAACCTCCCTTACAGTAGCGCCTGCGTCGCTCGGCCCCCGCATCGTCCTCCCGCTCGGGCGACTCGATCGGCGCACAACCGCTGCCGCCAGGAGAGCTGCCGAACCACTCTCCTCCCCTCCACCATCGCTGGAGGAGACCGCAAGGCTAAGCCCGAGCAACTGACGGTGGTGGCGAAGGAGCCCCTTCCTCTCGTGGTGCAGGGCTGGAGCGGGGCATCTTGGCCAAGCGGGAGCGCTCGCCAATGGATCTGGGTCGCCGCGGTGCGTAGGTTCGCTCCTTGCTAGTGGCGCGCAGTGGCGGCGGCGATGTAGGAGCGTCGTGGAGGATCTGATATACTGCACAAGGCGGACGCGGACGTGATGATCCACGGTTAGATCCAGCCGGTGCGGGGTGAGGTGTTGGGGTTCACGACGGCGCCGGCAACTCCGGGGGAGACCCTAGATCTTCTCGGTTTAGAGTGATGGCGGTGCTTCTGCATTGTACTCCCTCTTGAGGGCATCGTTTTAGGAGTCTTCTCTGGTTATAGGGatcaccggcggcggcggcgtacgtcTTCATGGCCACGCTCCGCATGGATCCGCTCAGCAGCAAGACCGGGTGGTGCGACAACCGGTGAAAATCGCGTCGACTCCAGTCATGGCAAACGATAGCGGAGTCTCCGACGTCGTTTCCTTGTCGATGCATCGTCGTTGTAGGTTGCGTCACCATACTCAGGATGCTCCGGGAGAAAACCTAGATCTGGGTCTCCCGGATCAAACAATGGCGGCACCGTCGGTGTTGTTCTTCCTCCTCGGGGCATTGCTTTGGAGTAGGTGCTGATTGGAGGAGTCAAGAGGTGGAGCGGTGTTACATC
The Aegilops tauschii subsp. strangulata cultivar AL8/78 chromosome 3, Aet v6.0, whole genome shotgun sequence genome window above contains:
- the LOC109749615 gene encoding early nodulin-like protein 17, translated to MAAAAAAASLAIRLTALVVVLVVFCPTASAAPKGKKYKVGGPDGWRVPPKADKEMAYVKWASNITFFVGDSVEFVYKNDSVIKVSKVGYYHCNETAGIGTGPGPRDGKTLFILDAPGFVYFASSNLRHCKDGQKLLIKVLDPEQRPPASASSPLEAPTDPSSPEPGPASTEHSSAMGGPFVAPLARAMAQAATLVLACFM